A window of Sebastes umbrosus isolate fSebUmb1 chromosome 3, fSebUmb1.pri, whole genome shotgun sequence contains these coding sequences:
- the inab gene encoding internexin neuronal intermediate filament protein, alpha b, which produces MSYGSDNYTSSSSYRKIFGESPRYASSPSRTTMSSSRGGGYRSSSASRSNVSSMGLYNRKSGRSISMSMPMEPFDLAQSNVLNNEFKIVRTNEKEQMQGLNDRFAMFIDKVRNLEQSNKVLETELTALRQRQTEPSRLAELYQQEIRELRSQLDELNGEKSQLVIERDCIEDDLQKLRGKYEEEYRAREDAEAILKAFKKDVDDATMVRLDLEKKVESLLDEINFLRKVHDEEVAELTDMINAAQVSVEMEVSKPDLTSALKEIRGQYESMASKNLQSAEDWYKTKFADLSEQATRSTEAIRASREEMNEFRRQLQSKTIEIESLRGTNESLEKQLHEMEERHNVEIGNYQDNMMDLENDLRATKGEMARHLREYQDLLNVKMALDIEIAAYRKLLEGEETRIGTGITYSGSSMSASAGQGYNYQSRMYTSSSKGSKREGKDEDQQQSKSGGKVSQREVYEETVVTTTKKTEKQDPSDIPTNQKN; this is translated from the exons ATGAGCTACGGATCTGATAACtatacctcctcctcctcctaccggAAGATTTTCGGGGAGTCTCCCCGTTATGCGTCCTCTCCATCCCGGACAACGATGTCCTCCTCCCGTGGAGGAGGGTACCGGTCCTCCTCGGCATCCCGTAGCAACGTCTCCTCCATGGGCTTGTACAACAGAAAGTCTGGCCGCTCCATCTCCATGTCCATGCCGATGGAGCCCTTCGACCTGGCGCAGAGCAACGTCCTCAACAACGAGTTCAAAATCGTCCGCACCAATGAGAAGGAGCAAATGCAAGGTCTCAACGACCGCTTTGCCATGTTCATCGACAAAGTGCGCAACTTGGAGCAGAGCAACAAAGTGCTGGAGACGGAGTTGACCGCGCTGCGCCAGCGGCAGACCGAGCCGTCCCGTCTGGCCGAGCTGTACCAGCAGGAGATCCGAGAACTGCGCTCCCAGCTGGACGAGCTGAACGGGGAGAAGTCCCAGCTCGTCATCGAGAGGGATTGTATCGAGGACGACCTGCAGAAGCTCCGGGGGAAGTACGAAGAGGAGTACCGAGCCCGGGAGGACGCGGAGGCCATCCTGAAGGCTTTCAAGAAGGACGTGGACGACGCCACCATGGTGCGCCTGGACCTGGAGAAGAAGGTGGAGTCTCTGCTGGACGAGATCAACTTCCTCAGGAAAGTGCACGACGAGGAGGTGGCCGAGCTGACGGACATGATCAACGCCGCCCAGGTGTCCGTGGAGATGGAGGTGTCCAAGCCGGACCTCACCTCCGCCCTCAAGGAGATCCGAGGCCAGTACGAGTCCATGGCGTCCAAGAACCTGCAGTCCGCAGAGGACTGGTACAAGACCAAGTTCGCCGACTTGTCCGAGCAGGCCACCCGGAGCACCGAGGCCATACGAGCCAGCAGGGAGGAGATGAACGAGTTCAGGAGGCAGCTGCAGTCCAAGACCATCGAGATAGAGAGTCTGAGAGGAACCAACGAGTCTCTGGAGAAGCAGCTCCACGAGATGGAAGAGAGGCACAATGTGGAGATTGGAAACTACCAG GACAACATGATGGACCTGGAGAATGATCTGAGGGCCACCAAGGGCGAGATGGCTCGTCACCTGAGGGAGTACCAGGATTTGCTCAATGTCAAGATGGCACTTGATATTGAAATTGCAGCTTACAG GAAACTCCTGGAAGGCGAGGAGACCCGCATCGGGACGGGGATCACCTACTCTGGCTCCTCCATGAGCGCGAGCGCTGGGCAGGGCTACAACTACCAGAGCCGTATGTACACCAGCTCCAGCAAGGGCTCCAAGAGGGAGGGCAAGGACGAAGACCAGCAGCAGAGCAAGTCTGGAGGCAAGGTGTCCCAGCGTGAGGTTTACGAGGAGACGGTGGTCACCACCACCAAGAAGACGGAGAAGCAAGACCCCAGCGACATTCCCACCAATCAGAAAAACTAA